In one Syntrophales bacterium genomic region, the following are encoded:
- a CDS encoding RtcB family protein — protein MSEIPLRQVDPCRWIIEPVGGMRVPGIIYSSRELMKTADEGIRQVANVAHLPGIVKASLAMPDMHWGYGFPIGGVAAFDLDDGVVSPGGVGYDINCGCRLVATRLSFPEIRDSLKDLVAALFRNIPSGVGSTGVLKLSEKEQRRVLVEGARWAVAQGYGTESDLETTEDRGCLPGADPEKVSPRAIERGRPQLGTLGSGNHFLEIEVVEEIFDPEAARAFGLEMGQVAVMIHSGSRGLGYQVCDDFLARLVKHVRTLDLNLPDRQLACAYIRSREGEDYLAAMACAANYAWANRQMLMHWTRETFEKTLKKSPRELGMRLLYDVCHNIAKVETFQLEGRERTLCVHRKGATRAFPPGHPALPDRYRTVGQPVLIPGDMGAGSYVLAGTEMAMAETFGSSCHGAGRVMSRTQAVKSSRGRAVARELAERGILVMASGKETLREEIPEAYKDLEAVVDVVHRAGIARRVARLRAVGCIKG, from the coding sequence ATGTCTGAGATCCCGCTCAGGCAGGTCGACCCCTGCCGCTGGATCATCGAGCCTGTCGGCGGCATGCGGGTTCCCGGGATCATCTACTCGAGCCGGGAGCTGATGAAGACCGCCGACGAGGGGATCCGCCAGGTGGCCAACGTGGCCCATCTCCCGGGAATCGTGAAGGCCTCCCTGGCGATGCCGGACATGCACTGGGGATACGGATTCCCCATCGGCGGCGTGGCGGCCTTCGACCTGGACGATGGGGTCGTGTCCCCCGGGGGAGTCGGCTACGACATCAACTGCGGCTGCCGCCTGGTGGCCACCCGCCTGTCTTTCCCGGAGATCCGGGATTCCCTGAAGGACCTGGTGGCGGCGCTCTTCCGGAACATCCCCTCCGGCGTGGGATCGACGGGGGTCCTCAAGCTCTCCGAAAAGGAGCAGCGGCGTGTCCTGGTGGAGGGGGCCCGCTGGGCCGTGGCCCAGGGGTACGGAACCGAGTCGGATCTCGAAACGACGGAGGACCGGGGATGCCTCCCCGGGGCCGATCCGGAGAAGGTGAGCCCCCGGGCGATCGAGCGGGGACGGCCGCAGCTGGGAACCCTGGGCTCGGGGAACCACTTCCTGGAGATCGAGGTGGTGGAGGAGATCTTCGACCCCGAGGCGGCCCGGGCCTTCGGCCTGGAGATGGGGCAGGTGGCCGTCATGATCCACAGCGGATCGCGGGGACTGGGCTACCAGGTCTGCGACGATTTCCTGGCGCGGCTGGTGAAGCACGTCCGGACCCTGGATCTCAACCTTCCGGACCGCCAGCTCGCCTGCGCCTACATTCGCTCGCGGGAAGGGGAGGATTACCTGGCCGCCATGGCCTGCGCCGCCAACTATGCCTGGGCGAACCGTCAGATGCTCATGCACTGGACCCGGGAGACCTTTGAGAAAACCCTGAAAAAAAGCCCCCGCGAGCTGGGCATGCGCCTTCTCTACGACGTCTGCCACAACATCGCCAAGGTCGAGACCTTCCAGTTGGAAGGCCGGGAGCGGACGCTGTGCGTGCACCGCAAGGGGGCCACCCGGGCCTTCCCGCCGGGCCATCCGGCCCTGCCGGACCGCTACCGGACGGTGGGCCAGCCCGTCCTGATCCCCGGGGACATGGGTGCAGGATCCTACGTGCTGGCGGGAACGGAGATGGCCATGGCGGAGACCTTCGGAAGCTCCTGCCATGGTGCCGGGCGGGTCATGAGCCGCACCCAGGCGGTCAAGTCGAGCCGCGGCCGGGCCGTCGCCCGGGAACTGGCGGAGCGGGGCATCCTGGTTATGGCCAGCGGAAAGGAAACCCTGAGGGAAGAGATTCCCGAGGCTTACAAGGACCTGGAGGCCGTCGTGGACGTGGTTCACCGGGCGGGGATCGCCCGCAGGGTGGCCCGCCTGCGGGCCGTCGGCTGCATCAAGGGCTGA
- a CDS encoding PAS domain-containing protein, giving the protein MKEKTVTKRTSDRKENATRRVRAAAVPAVSSLMHSVIQGFSIPAFVIGKDHKVLCWNRALEKLSNIPASEIVGTSQHWRAFYAEERPCMADLILNGIHERIPKWYAGKYRKSDLLEEAYEATDFFPDLGEEGRWLRFTAAAVRDEGGRLVGAMETLEDITEQKVAELNQREIEQRLFHVIEGSPMPTFVIGLDHKILYWNRALEKLSKLPAAEMIGTNGHWRAFYAKERPCMADLLVNETPEIIQEWYRGVSKSQLLDETYEAEGFFPDLGNGGRWLRFIAVPIRSSQRVLLGAIETLEDITERKRIEQSLIESEKRLHSLIQGFSIPAFVIGKDHKVLYWNRALAKLSKIPASEIIGTNQHWRAFYDKERPCMADLLVDSALARVPKWYSGKYRKSDLIEEAYEATDFFPALGKKGRWLRFTAAAIRDTHGDLVGAVETLEDITEQKEAEESLKKAARVKK; this is encoded by the coding sequence ATGAAAGAGAAAACCGTGACCAAGCGGACGTCCGACAGGAAAGAAAACGCGACGCGCCGGGTCAGGGCCGCCGCCGTTCCGGCGGTGTCGAGCCTGATGCACAGCGTGATCCAGGGGTTCTCCATTCCCGCCTTCGTCATCGGGAAAGACCATAAGGTCCTCTGCTGGAACCGGGCACTGGAGAAGCTGAGCAACATCCCCGCCTCGGAAATCGTGGGCACCAGCCAGCACTGGCGGGCCTTCTACGCCGAGGAGCGGCCCTGCATGGCCGACCTGATCCTCAACGGCATCCACGAGCGGATCCCTAAGTGGTACGCCGGCAAGTACCGCAAATCGGACCTCCTGGAGGAGGCCTACGAGGCGACGGACTTCTTCCCCGACCTGGGAGAAGAGGGGCGCTGGCTCCGCTTCACAGCCGCAGCCGTCCGGGACGAGGGCGGCAGGCTCGTGGGGGCCATGGAGACGCTGGAGGATATCACCGAGCAGAAGGTGGCCGAGCTGAACCAGCGGGAAATCGAGCAGCGGCTCTTCCACGTGATCGAGGGATCTCCCATGCCCACCTTTGTCATCGGACTGGATCACAAGATCCTCTACTGGAACCGCGCCCTGGAAAAGCTGAGCAAGCTTCCCGCGGCGGAAATGATCGGCACGAACGGCCATTGGCGGGCCTTCTACGCCAAGGAGCGGCCCTGCATGGCGGACCTCCTGGTCAACGAAACTCCCGAGATCATCCAGGAATGGTATCGGGGGGTGTCGAAATCGCAGCTCCTGGACGAGACCTACGAGGCGGAGGGCTTCTTCCCCGACCTGGGCAACGGCGGCCGATGGCTGCGCTTTATCGCGGTGCCCATCCGCAGCTCCCAGCGCGTCCTCCTCGGGGCCATCGAGACCCTGGAGGACATCACCGAGCGCAAGCGGATCGAGCAGTCGCTCATCGAGAGCGAAAAACGGCTGCACAGCCTGATCCAGGGCTTTTCCATCCCCGCCTTCGTCATCGGGAAGGATCACAAGGTGCTCTACTGGAACCGGGCTCTGGCGAAACTGAGCAAGATCCCCGCCTCGGAGATCATCGGAACCAACCAGCACTGGCGGGCCTTCTACGACAAGGAGCGGCCCTGCATGGCGGACCTCCTGGTGGACAGCGCGCTGGCCAGGGTCCCGAAATGGTACTCCGGGAAGTATCGGAAATCGGACCTGATCGAGGAGGCCTACGAGGCGACGGACTTCTTCCCCGCCCTGGGAAAGAAGGGACGCTGGCTCCGATTCACCGCCGCGGCGATCCGTGACACCCACGGGGACCTCGTCGGGGCCGTGGAGACGCTGGAGGACATCACGGAGCAGAAAGAGGCGGAAGAAAGCCTGAAGAAGGCGGCCCGGGTGAAGAAGTGA
- a CDS encoding cytidylate kinase-like family protein translates to MTTEKRLCVICAWREHCQKRFSVTYNGSLNIHCPDFTRDYTIRDLEADKQVVEAVLEKWRKEGLAGPRPCITISREPGAGGSEIARKLASDLKMDLMGGQIISRVAESTGMSEKVVATLDEKRVTTLDTWLSSLFTARHLWPDVYLKHLTKVIGTIGEHGNAIIVGRGAQFILPVDRIFRLRFIAPLEQRIAKVMKDRKCSRDEAESYVTKADADRAAFMKKYFREDIADPSHYDLVLNTAGLSVDQAVEIVKASFRAKFP, encoded by the coding sequence ATGACAACGGAGAAACGGCTGTGTGTGATCTGTGCCTGGCGGGAGCACTGCCAGAAGCGTTTCAGTGTAACCTACAACGGATCGCTCAACATCCATTGTCCCGATTTTACGAGAGATTACACAATCCGGGACCTGGAGGCCGACAAGCAGGTCGTCGAGGCCGTCCTGGAAAAATGGCGCAAGGAGGGGCTGGCAGGCCCCCGCCCCTGCATCACCATCTCCCGGGAGCCCGGCGCGGGCGGGAGCGAGATCGCCCGGAAACTGGCCTCCGACCTCAAGATGGACCTGATGGGAGGCCAGATCATCTCCCGGGTGGCCGAAAGCACCGGCATGAGCGAGAAGGTCGTGGCCACCCTGGATGAAAAGCGCGTGACCACCCTGGACACATGGCTCTCGTCGCTCTTCACGGCGCGCCATCTCTGGCCGGACGTCTACCTGAAGCACCTGACGAAGGTCATCGGCACAATCGGGGAGCACGGAAACGCCATCATCGTCGGCCGGGGCGCCCAGTTCATCCTGCCGGTGGACAGGATCTTCCGGCTCCGGTTCATTGCCCCCCTGGAGCAGCGCATTGCTAAGGTCATGAAAGACCGCAAATGCAGCCGGGACGAAGCGGAGAGCTATGTGACCAAGGCGGATGCGGATCGGGCCGCATTCATGAAGAAATACTTCCGGGAGGACATCGCCGACCCGTCCCACTACGACCTGGTCCTCAACACGGCGGGCCTCTCCGTGGACCAGGCCGTGGAGATCGTAAAGGCCTCCTTCCGGGCCAAGTTCCCGTGA
- a CDS encoding F0F1 ATP synthase subunit gamma: MLTAEALKRRIQSAQDLLGVVRTMKALAAVSIRQYQRAVESLMDYNRTVELGLQVLLKDRREASSATSRVPRLGAIVFGSDQGLCGQLNNIIVQHALEEMAKTGIHEENRIVIAIGVKTADLLEDGGQQVFETLPTPSSTAGITPMVQDITLFLETWRFRSLVENMALYYNEYTSGANYRPRSQKLLPVDREWLSSLRKQKWESRTIPMFTMDWEPLFRAMIREYLFVSLYQAFANSLASENASRLAAMQNAEKNIEERLEELHVQFHRQRQMTITEELLDIVSGFEAMKEKTVETVGDGPVASRKGGTGS, from the coding sequence GTGCTGACCGCTGAAGCCCTGAAGCGCAGAATCCAGAGCGCCCAGGACCTCCTGGGGGTGGTGAGGACCATGAAGGCCCTGGCGGCGGTCAGCATCCGCCAGTACCAGCGGGCCGTCGAATCTCTGATGGACTACAACCGGACCGTCGAGTTGGGCCTGCAGGTTCTCCTGAAAGACCGCCGCGAGGCCTCTTCCGCCACATCCCGGGTCCCCCGCCTCGGGGCGATCGTCTTCGGCTCAGACCAGGGGCTCTGCGGCCAGCTCAACAACATCATTGTACAGCATGCCCTGGAGGAGATGGCAAAAACCGGCATCCACGAGGAAAACCGGATCGTCATCGCCATCGGGGTAAAGACCGCGGATCTCCTGGAGGACGGGGGGCAGCAGGTCTTCGAGACCCTCCCGACACCGAGTTCGACGGCAGGAATCACGCCCATGGTCCAGGATATCACGCTCTTCCTGGAGACCTGGCGGTTCCGGAGTCTCGTCGAAAATATGGCCCTCTATTACAACGAGTACACATCCGGAGCGAATTACCGGCCGCGTTCGCAGAAGCTCCTTCCCGTCGACCGGGAATGGCTATCGAGTCTACGAAAGCAGAAATGGGAATCGCGCACCATCCCGATGTTCACCATGGACTGGGAACCCCTCTTCCGGGCCATGATCCGGGAATACCTGTTCGTCTCCCTCTACCAGGCCTTCGCCAACTCGCTGGCCAGCGAAAACGCGAGCCGGCTGGCGGCGATGCAGAATGCGGAGAAGAACATCGAGGAGCGCCTCGAAGAGCTCCACGTCCAGTTCCACCGCCAGCGCCAGATGACCATCACGGAGGAACTGCTCGATATCGTGAGCGGATTTGAAGCGATGAAGGAAAAAACGGTCGAAACGGTCGGGGACGGACCGGTGGCGTCCCGGAAAGGAGGGACCGGATCATGA
- a CDS encoding alternate F1F0 ATPase, F1 subunit alpha has protein sequence MTDTTPEKEQMKAFLDGTFKTMDAVLAGKEAELKDREIGTVKYVGYGIVQVSGLPNIRSDELVLFPGNLQGLVFNIDPDEIGIILLGPSEHLSAGSEVRRTGRVLDVPVGESLIGRVVDAQGRPLDNGGEVRTTKRLPVEREAPRVMARDPVTVPLQTGIKVIDALFPIGRGQRELIVGDRQTGKTAIAIDTIINQAGKDVLCIYCTIGKKASDTAKVIADLKQYNAMDYTTVVVATAEDPPGLQFIAPYAATSMAEYFIAQGRDVLIIYDDLTSHARAYRELSLLLRRPPGREAFPGDIFYIHSRLLERSTHLRKEHGGGSLTSLPIVETEAQDISGYIPTNLISITDGQLYLSPRLFQKGILPAVDVGKSVSRVGGKAQLPAYRAVAGDVRISYSQFEELETFSRFGTRLDEATRNVLERGWRLREILKQPQYKPIPVAEQIAAILAVTSGQFDTVAVEDIRTAEDKLRKDVAENQAGFCTRVSDGEKFSDRDRETIVCVAQETAVCFRKEPERADR, from the coding sequence ATGACGGATACGACACCGGAAAAAGAACAGATGAAGGCCTTTCTGGACGGAACCTTCAAGACCATGGACGCCGTCCTTGCCGGCAAGGAGGCGGAACTGAAAGACCGCGAGATCGGCACGGTCAAGTACGTCGGATACGGCATCGTCCAGGTCAGCGGCCTGCCGAACATCCGCTCCGACGAACTGGTCCTGTTTCCCGGGAATCTGCAGGGGCTCGTGTTCAACATCGACCCCGACGAGATCGGCATCATTCTCCTCGGCCCCAGCGAGCACCTGTCGGCAGGGTCCGAGGTGAGAAGGACGGGACGCGTCCTGGACGTTCCCGTGGGGGAATCGCTCATCGGCCGGGTCGTGGACGCCCAGGGGCGGCCCCTGGACAACGGCGGGGAGGTCCGGACGACCAAGCGGCTGCCGGTGGAAAGGGAGGCGCCCCGCGTCATGGCCCGGGATCCCGTTACGGTACCGCTCCAGACGGGCATCAAGGTCATCGACGCCCTCTTCCCGATCGGACGGGGACAGCGCGAGCTGATCGTCGGGGACCGCCAGACCGGGAAGACCGCCATCGCCATCGACACCATCATCAACCAGGCCGGCAAGGATGTCCTCTGCATCTACTGCACCATCGGGAAAAAGGCCTCCGACACGGCCAAGGTCATCGCCGACCTGAAGCAGTACAACGCCATGGACTACACCACCGTCGTGGTCGCCACCGCGGAAGATCCTCCGGGTCTCCAGTTCATCGCCCCCTACGCCGCCACCTCCATGGCGGAGTACTTCATTGCCCAGGGGCGGGACGTCCTGATCATCTACGACGACCTGACCAGCCACGCCCGGGCCTACCGGGAGCTGTCCCTGCTCCTCCGGCGGCCCCCCGGGCGGGAGGCCTTCCCGGGAGACATCTTTTATATCCATTCGCGCCTCCTGGAACGGTCCACCCACCTGCGGAAAGAGCACGGTGGCGGCTCCCTGACGTCCCTGCCCATCGTGGAGACGGAGGCCCAGGACATCTCGGGGTACATCCCGACGAACTTGATCTCCATCACCGACGGGCAGCTCTACCTGTCGCCCCGCCTCTTCCAGAAGGGAATCCTTCCCGCCGTGGACGTTGGAAAATCGGTCTCCCGCGTCGGCGGCAAGGCCCAGCTTCCGGCCTACCGGGCCGTCGCCGGGGACGTCCGGATCTCCTACTCCCAGTTTGAGGAGCTGGAGACCTTCTCCCGCTTCGGAACCCGCCTGGACGAGGCGACCCGCAATGTCCTGGAGCGGGGCTGGCGGCTCCGGGAGATCCTCAAGCAGCCCCAGTACAAACCCATCCCCGTGGCCGAGCAGATCGCGGCGATTCTGGCCGTCACGTCCGGGCAGTTCGACACCGTCGCCGTGGAGGATATCCGGACCGCGGAAGACAAGCTCCGGAAGGACGTGGCGGAGAATCAGGCCGGTTTCTGCACCCGCGTCAGCGACGGAGAGAAATTCAGCGACAGGGACCGGGAGACGATCGTCTGCGTGGCCCAGGAAACGGCCGTCTGTTTCCGGAAGGAGCCCGAACGTGCTGACCGCTGA
- a CDS encoding F0F1 ATP synthase subunit delta: protein MHIDWFVFFSQIVNLMILMFLLKKFLYGRIIGAMDAREAKVAALFDEAEQSRREAETAALTSERKLRELDEGYESMTEKARRDAEQYRERLEEKAREETDFLKTRWIEAVKSERENFLRELRHLAGKQTYAITRRVLYDLAEMDLEERIVEILAERIASMDDREREKFREPLENGGVVTVTSAFDLSPARREKLTTALRRHVAPDIVLAYEESDDILSGCELRSDGHKIAWSIKDYIDTLEESFYTALYEDTPER, encoded by the coding sequence ATGCACATCGACTGGTTCGTCTTTTTCTCCCAGATCGTCAACCTGATGATCCTGATGTTCCTCCTGAAGAAGTTCCTCTACGGAAGGATCATCGGGGCCATGGACGCCCGGGAGGCAAAGGTCGCAGCGCTCTTCGACGAGGCCGAGCAGTCCCGCCGGGAGGCCGAGACCGCAGCCCTGACCAGCGAGCGGAAGCTCCGGGAACTGGACGAGGGCTACGAGTCGATGACCGAGAAGGCCCGCCGGGACGCGGAGCAGTACCGCGAGCGGCTCGAGGAGAAAGCCCGGGAGGAGACGGACTTTTTGAAAACCCGGTGGATCGAGGCGGTCAAGTCGGAACGGGAAAACTTCCTTCGGGAGCTCCGGCACCTGGCGGGGAAACAGACCTACGCCATCACCCGCCGCGTGCTTTACGACCTGGCGGAGATGGACCTGGAGGAGCGGATCGTGGAGATCCTGGCGGAACGGATCGCCTCCATGGACGACCGGGAGCGGGAAAAGTTCCGGGAACCCCTGGAGAACGGGGGCGTCGTCACCGTCACGAGCGCCTTCGACCTCTCGCCGGCAAGAAGGGAAAAACTGACCACCGCTCTCCGGCGGCACGTCGCCCCGGACATCGTGCTGGCGTACGAGGAGTCCGACGACATCCTTTCCGGCTGCGAGCTCCGGTCGGACGGCCACAAGATCGCCTGGAGCATCAAGGACTACATCGACACCCTGGAGGAAAGCTTCTACACGGCGCTCTACGAGGACACGCCGGAACGGTAA
- a CDS encoding F0F1 ATP synthase subunit C produces MDSVTIVAMASIITAGICMGIGAIGPALGQGRAVQGALGSIAQQPDERNSLTRTLFVGLAMIESIAIYCFVISMILVFANPFWAYVIKKAGG; encoded by the coding sequence ATGGACAGCGTGACTATCGTAGCAATGGCATCGATCATTACAGCGGGCATCTGCATGGGGATCGGAGCCATCGGCCCCGCCCTCGGCCAGGGGCGGGCGGTTCAGGGAGCGCTGGGATCGATCGCGCAGCAGCCGGACGAGCGGAATTCCCTGACGAGAACGCTTTTTGTCGGTCTCGCCATGATCGAATCCATCGCCATCTACTGCTTCGTCATCTCCATGATCCTGGTCTTCGCCAACCCTTTCTGGGCCTATGTCATCAAAAAGGCGGGAGGATGA
- a CDS encoding F0F1 ATP synthase subunit A, producing the protein MEIVAINQISPDEVVLFVWRFVTINATLVYTWLIMGVLVVGSVLITRNLATDRKMSRWQNLMEVIVLGIRGEIKEMVKDGVDSYFPFIATIFLFILFSNLFTFLPGYVAPTSSLTTTSALAILVFFAVPIYGISKQGILEYLKEYIRPNPIFFPFHVMGELSRTLALAVRLFGNLMSHEKVIAILLAVTPLFFPIVMQALGLLIGLIQAYIFAVLAMVYIASATQTHEEGEHSPHKPS; encoded by the coding sequence ATGGAAATCGTAGCCATCAATCAGATCAGTCCCGACGAGGTCGTCCTCTTTGTCTGGCGGTTCGTCACGATCAACGCCACCCTGGTCTACACGTGGCTGATCATGGGTGTCCTGGTCGTCGGATCCGTCCTCATCACCCGGAACCTCGCGACGGACCGGAAGATGTCCCGCTGGCAGAACCTGATGGAGGTGATCGTCCTGGGGATCCGCGGGGAAATCAAGGAGATGGTGAAGGACGGGGTGGATTCCTATTTCCCCTTCATCGCCACGATTTTCCTCTTCATCCTGTTTTCCAACCTGTTTACGTTCCTCCCCGGCTACGTCGCTCCGACGTCCTCGCTGACAACCACCTCGGCCCTGGCGATCCTGGTCTTCTTCGCCGTGCCGATCTACGGCATCAGCAAACAGGGAATCCTCGAATACCTGAAGGAGTACATCCGCCCGAATCCCATTTTCTTCCCCTTTCACGTCATGGGAGAGCTGTCCAGAACCCTGGCGCTGGCGGTCCGGCTCTTCGGAAACCTCATGAGCCACGAGAAGGTCATCGCCATCCTCCTGGCCGTGACACCCCTGTTCTTCCCGATCGTCATGCAGGCCCTGGGGCTTCTCATCGGGCTCATCCAGGCCTACATATTTGCGGTTCTCGCCATGGTCTACATCGCATCGGCCACACAGACCCACGAGGAAGGGGAGCATTCCCCCCACAAGCCATCATAA
- a CDS encoding ATP synthase subunit I — MDSLTPLLIPLLAGSLLGLVYFVGLWQTVKRLPGARHPWRLFAVSYASRMVAVLGGFYLLMDGVWERLAAAVVGFLVVRTLMVRGLGPKDTLPPKGVPAWKS; from the coding sequence ATGGATTCCCTGACGCCTCTCTTGATTCCGCTTCTCGCGGGAAGCCTGCTTGGGCTCGTCTATTTCGTCGGCCTCTGGCAGACGGTGAAGCGCCTCCCCGGCGCCCGCCATCCATGGCGGCTTTTCGCCGTCAGCTATGCATCAAGGATGGTGGCGGTGCTGGGGGGATTCTACCTTCTCATGGATGGAGTGTGGGAGCGCCTGGCGGCGGCGGTGGTCGGCTTCCTCGTGGTCCGGACGCTGATGGTTCGCGGACTCGGCCCGAAGGACACCCTTCCTCCGAAAGGAGTACCGGCATGGAAATCGTAG
- a CDS encoding AtpZ/AtpI family protein, with protein sequence MTEEKLSSRERRRKQAEEFTRKVDTKEKRRIKGKTHKDETVWFGLGMIGVVGWSVAIPTLIGVAIGLWIDNSWPSRFSWTLMLLILGVSLGSLNAWYWVKKARENIIKD encoded by the coding sequence ATGACTGAAGAGAAACTTTCGTCGCGGGAGAGGCGCCGGAAGCAGGCGGAGGAGTTCACCCGCAAGGTGGATACGAAGGAGAAGCGCCGCATCAAGGGGAAGACCCACAAGGACGAAACGGTCTGGTTCGGCCTGGGCATGATCGGCGTCGTCGGCTGGTCCGTGGCCATTCCCACCCTTATCGGGGTAGCCATCGGGCTCTGGATCGACAATTCCTGGCCGAGCCGGTTTTCCTGGACCCTTATGCTCCTGATCCTTGGAGTGTCTCTGGGAAGCCTCAATGCATGGTACTGGGTGAAAAAGGCCCGGGAAAACATCATCAAGGACTGA
- a CDS encoding F0F1 ATP synthase subunit epsilon, whose protein sequence is MNLKILLPSEVFLSAEVTKVVAEAENGFFCLMPQHVDFTAALVPSVFSYTAADGAEHYLAVDVGTLVKKGSEILVSTRNAFQSPELGHLKDVVIRQFEEIDEREKKARAAAARLEIDLLRRFMELRHD, encoded by the coding sequence ATGAACCTGAAGATCCTGCTCCCTTCGGAAGTCTTTCTCAGCGCCGAGGTAACCAAGGTGGTGGCCGAGGCCGAAAACGGATTCTTCTGCCTGATGCCCCAGCACGTCGATTTCACGGCGGCCCTGGTCCCGAGCGTGTTTTCCTACACCGCCGCCGACGGCGCAGAGCACTACCTGGCCGTTGACGTGGGCACCCTGGTCAAGAAGGGAAGCGAGATCCTGGTCTCGACACGGAACGCCTTCCAGAGTCCGGAGCTTGGTCACCTGAAGGACGTGGTGATCCGCCAGTTCGAGGAGATCGACGAGCGGGAGAAAAAGGCCCGTGCCGCCGCGGCCAGGCTGGAGATCGATCTGCTTCGCCGATTTATGGAGCTGCGCCATGACTGA
- the atpD gene encoding F0F1 ATP synthase subunit beta, giving the protein MKREASEGVILSVRGSVVDARFPTGRLPAIGNVLTTGDDGRIRVEVMVQLNAETIRGISLMPTQGLARGSAINDTGHPFMIPVGKELLGRVFNVFGEPIDNIEFHGSGEVRSLHGTPVPITQQSTVSEIFETGIKAVDVLCPLERGGKAGLFGGAGVGKTVLLTEMIHNMVGHHHGISIFCGVGERCREGEELYREMKEAGVLPNTVMVFGQMNEPPGARFRVGHTGLTMAEYFRDEERQDVFLLIDNIFRFIQAGQEVSGLMGLLPSRLGYQPTLASDLAELQERICNTTTGAITSIQAVYVPADDFTDPSASHTFSHLTASIVLSRKRASEGFYPAIDLLQSGSKMLMPNIAGERHYRIAQEIRKNLTIYEELKDIIAMLGINELSREDQRTVYRARRLERFFTQPFHVTEQFIGKAGKTVSLQDSLDGCERILNDEFADFPENVLYMIGSIEEAAKQKEEAS; this is encoded by the coding sequence ATGAAACGGGAAGCCAGCGAAGGAGTCATTCTGTCTGTCCGGGGGAGCGTCGTGGACGCCCGGTTCCCTACAGGCCGTCTTCCGGCCATCGGCAACGTTCTGACGACCGGGGATGACGGCCGGATCCGGGTGGAGGTCATGGTCCAGCTCAACGCGGAGACCATACGGGGCATCTCCCTGATGCCGACCCAGGGGCTGGCCCGGGGGTCGGCCATCAACGATACCGGCCACCCGTTCATGATTCCCGTCGGGAAAGAGCTTCTGGGGCGCGTCTTCAACGTGTTCGGGGAGCCCATCGACAACATCGAGTTCCACGGGAGCGGAGAGGTTCGGTCCCTCCACGGCACACCCGTTCCCATCACCCAGCAGTCCACCGTCTCGGAGATCTTCGAGACGGGGATCAAGGCCGTCGATGTCCTCTGCCCCCTGGAACGGGGCGGAAAGGCCGGGCTGTTCGGGGGGGCCGGCGTCGGCAAGACGGTCCTCCTGACGGAGATGATCCACAACATGGTGGGGCATCACCACGGCATCAGCATCTTCTGCGGCGTCGGCGAGCGCTGCCGCGAGGGGGAGGAGCTCTATCGGGAGATGAAAGAGGCCGGGGTTCTCCCCAACACGGTCATGGTCTTCGGCCAGATGAACGAGCCGCCGGGGGCCCGCTTCCGGGTCGGCCACACGGGGCTTACCATGGCCGAATATTTCCGGGACGAGGAGCGACAGGACGTCTTTCTCCTCATCGACAACATCTTCCGATTTATCCAGGCGGGCCAGGAAGTCTCGGGACTCATGGGGCTCCTGCCGTCCCGCCTCGGCTACCAGCCGACCCTGGCCTCCGACCTGGCGGAGCTGCAGGAGCGGATTTGCAACACCACCACCGGGGCCATCACATCCATCCAGGCCGTCTACGTGCCGGCGGACGACTTCACGGACCCGTCGGCCTCCCACACCTTCAGCCACCTGACGGCCTCCATCGTCCTGTCCAGGAAGCGGGCCAGCGAGGGGTTCTACCCGGCCATCGACCTCCTGCAATCTGGCTCGAAGATGCTCATGCCCAACATCGCCGGGGAGCGCCATTACCGGATCGCCCAGGAGATCCGCAAGAACCTGACAATCTACGAGGAGCTGAAGGACATCATCGCCATGCTGGGCATCAACGAGCTCTCCCGGGAGGATCAGCGCACTGTTTACCGGGCCCGCCGCCTGGAGCGGTTCTTCACCCAGCCCTTTCACGTGACGGAGCAGTTCATCGGCAAGGCGGGCAAGACCGTCTCCCTGCAGGATTCCCTGGACGGATGCGAGCGCATCCTCAATGACGAGTTCGCCGATTTCCCCGAAAACGTCCTCTACATGATCGGCTCCATCGAGGAGGCCGCAAAACAGAAGGAAGAGGCGTCATGA